Proteins encoded together in one Rhizobacter sp. J219 window:
- the rpsE gene encoding 30S ribosomal protein S5, with the protein MAKFTPRAQAEGNDDGLKEKMIAVNRVTKVVKGGRTLSFAALTVVGDGDGRIGMGKGKAKEVPVAVQKAMESARRNLFKVSLKNGTIHHKVVGEHGASRVLMAPAKPGDGIIAGGPMRAVFEVMGVTDIVCKSLGSSNPYNMVRATLDALKNISTPAEIAAKRGLTVEEITS; encoded by the coding sequence ATGGCAAAGTTCACTCCCCGCGCGCAAGCCGAAGGCAACGACGACGGCCTGAAGGAAAAAATGATCGCGGTGAACCGCGTCACCAAGGTGGTGAAGGGCGGCCGCACGCTGAGCTTCGCGGCGCTGACCGTGGTCGGTGACGGCGATGGTCGCATCGGCATGGGCAAGGGCAAGGCCAAGGAAGTGCCGGTCGCGGTGCAGAAGGCCATGGAATCGGCCCGCCGCAACTTGTTCAAGGTCTCGCTCAAAAACGGCACCATCCACCACAAGGTGGTCGGTGAGCACGGCGCCTCGCGCGTGCTGATGGCTCCGGCCAAGCCTGGTGACGGCATCATCGCTGGCGGCCCGATGCGCGCCGTCTTCGAGGTGATGGGCGTGACCGACATCGTGTGCAAGAGCCTCGGCTCGTCGAACCCCTACAACATGGTTCGCGCCACGCTCGACGCGCTGAAGAACATCAGCACCCCGGCCGAGATCGCCGCCAAGCGTGGCCTGACGGTCGAAGAGATCACCAGCTGA
- the rpmJ gene encoding 50S ribosomal protein L36: MKVAASVKKMCRNCKIIRRKGVVRVICTDPRHKQRQG; this comes from the coding sequence ATGAAAGTTGCAGCATCGGTGAAGAAGATGTGCCGGAATTGCAAGATCATCCGCCGCAAGGGCGTGGTGCGCGTGATCTGCACGGATCCGCGTCACAAGCAGCGCCAAGGCTGA
- the rplF gene encoding 50S ribosomal protein L6, whose protein sequence is MSRVGKMPIAIPKGVDVSITAEQISIKGSLGTLVRPVNSLVTVKSAEGKVTFVPANDSVEADAMSGTMRALVNNMVNGVSKGFERKLTLVGVGFRAQAAGQKLNLQIGFSHPVAKDMPAGIKVECPTQTEIIIKGSDRQVVGQIAAEVRAIRPPEPYKGKGIRYADEKVTIKETKKK, encoded by the coding sequence ATGTCCCGCGTTGGAAAAATGCCGATCGCCATCCCCAAGGGTGTGGATGTGTCGATCACCGCTGAGCAGATCAGCATCAAGGGCTCGCTCGGCACGCTGGTGCGTCCGGTGAATTCACTCGTGACCGTCAAGAGTGCCGAAGGCAAGGTCACCTTTGTTCCGGCCAACGATTCGGTCGAGGCCGATGCCATGTCCGGCACCATGCGTGCGCTGGTGAATAACATGGTCAACGGCGTGAGCAAGGGTTTCGAGCGCAAGCTGACTCTGGTGGGCGTGGGCTTCCGTGCCCAGGCCGCCGGCCAGAAGCTCAACCTGCAGATCGGTTTCTCGCACCCCGTCGCCAAAGACATGCCGGCTGGCATCAAGGTCGAGTGCCCGACGCAAACCGAAATCATCATCAAGGGTTCTGATCGTCAAGTCGTGGGCCAGATCGCCGCTGAAGTTCGCGCGATCCGCCCGCCCGAGCCGTACAAGGGCAAGGGCATCCGCTATGCGGACGAGAAGGTCACGATCAAAGAGACCAAGAAGAAGTAA
- the rplP gene encoding 50S ribosomal protein L16, with translation MLQPARRKFRKEQKGRNTGVATRGAAVSFGDFGLKATERGRLTARQIEAARRAISRHIKRGGRIFIRIFPDKPISQKPAEVRMGNGKGNPEYYVAEIQPGKVLYEINGVPEQLAREAFKLASAKLPLSTTFVARQVGA, from the coding sequence ATGCTGCAACCCGCACGCAGAAAATTCCGCAAGGAACAAAAGGGTCGCAACACCGGTGTCGCCACTCGTGGCGCAGCCGTGTCGTTCGGCGACTTCGGCCTCAAGGCCACCGAGCGCGGCCGCCTGACGGCACGCCAGATCGAAGCGGCTCGCCGCGCGATCTCGCGCCACATCAAGCGCGGTGGCCGCATCTTCATCCGCATCTTCCCCGACAAGCCGATCTCGCAAAAGCCGGCCGAAGTCCGCATGGGCAACGGCAAGGGCAACCCCGAGTACTACGTGGCCGAGATCCAGCCGGGCAAGGTGCTGTACGAAATCAACGGCGTGCCTGAACAGCTGGCCCGCGAAGCGTTCAAGTTGGCTTCGGCCAAACTGCCGCTGAGCACCACGTTCGTCGCCCGCCAAGTGGGCGCCTGA
- the rplR gene encoding 50S ribosomal protein L18 has protein sequence MSLTKKDQRIRRSRQTRARIAVQRVARLTVFRTNLHIYANVISDDGSKVLASASTAEADVRKELGAAGKGGNVNAATLIGKRIAEKAKAAGIEKVAFDRAGFAYHGRVKALAEAAREAGLQF, from the coding sequence ATGTCACTGACCAAGAAGGACCAGCGCATTCGCCGCTCCCGCCAGACCCGCGCCCGCATTGCGGTGCAGCGCGTGGCCCGCCTGACGGTGTTCCGTACCAATCTGCACATCTACGCCAACGTCATCTCCGACGACGGCAGCAAGGTGCTGGCGAGCGCCTCGACCGCCGAAGCCGACGTTCGCAAGGAACTCGGCGCCGCTGGCAAGGGTGGCAATGTCAACGCCGCCACGCTGATCGGCAAGCGCATCGCCGAGAAGGCCAAGGCCGCCGGCATCGAGAAGGTCGCGTTCGACCGCGCTGGTTTCGCTTATCACGGCCGCGTGAAGGCCCTGGCTGAAGCCGCGCGTGAAGCCGGCCTGCAGTTCTAA
- a CDS encoding peroxiredoxin, with product MLKVGDKLPAGTLQEFIEVEGNGCSIGPNTFDIAKETAGKTIAVFALPGAYTPTCSAQHVPGYLKQADELKKAGVDEIWCVSVNDAFVMGAWGRDQKTGGKVRMMADGSAAFANATGLTLDLTSRGMGVRSQRYSMLVQDGVIKSLNVEAPGRFEVSDADTLLEQAKKLKG from the coding sequence ATGCTCAAGGTTGGCGACAAGCTCCCCGCAGGCACGCTGCAGGAATTCATCGAGGTCGAAGGCAACGGCTGCTCGATTGGCCCCAACACCTTCGACATCGCGAAAGAGACGGCTGGCAAGACCATCGCCGTGTTCGCGCTGCCGGGTGCCTACACCCCCACCTGCTCGGCGCAGCACGTGCCGGGCTACTTGAAGCAGGCCGACGAACTGAAGAAGGCCGGCGTGGATGAGATCTGGTGCGTGTCGGTCAACGACGCCTTCGTGATGGGCGCCTGGGGGCGCGATCAGAAGACGGGCGGAAAGGTCCGCATGATGGCCGACGGTAGCGCCGCTTTCGCCAACGCGACCGGCCTGACCCTCGACCTGACCTCCCGCGGCATGGGGGTGCGCTCGCAGCGCTATTCCATGCTGGTGCAAGACGGCGTGATCAAGTCGCTGAACGTCGAAGCCCCGGGCAGGTTCGAGGTGAGCGACGCCGACACGCTGCTCGAACAAGCCAAGAAGCTGAAGGGCTGA
- the rpmD gene encoding 50S ribosomal protein L30 — protein sequence MAAADKKTVTVKLVRSIAGTRESHRATVRGLGLRKLNSTSTLEDTPSVRGMITKVQYLVKVI from the coding sequence ATGGCAGCAGCAGACAAGAAGACCGTCACCGTGAAGCTCGTGCGGAGCATCGCCGGCACGCGTGAATCGCACCGCGCCACCGTGCGTGGCCTGGGCCTGCGCAAGCTCAACAGCACCTCCACGCTCGAAGACACCCCGTCCGTGCGCGGCATGATCACCAAGGTCCAGTACCTGGTGAAGGTGATCTGA
- the secY gene encoding preprotein translocase subunit SecY, with translation MATNANQLAKSGKFGDLRRRLVFLLLALVVYRIGGHIPVPGIDPAQLQEMFKSQEGGILSLLNVFSGGALQRFTVFALGIMPYISASIIMQLMTYVIPSLEALKKEGEAGRRKITQYTRYGTLGLALFQALGIALALEGSPGLVISPGFGFRMTAVVSLVAGTMFLMWLGEQITERGLGNGISILIFGGIAAGLPSAIGGLLELVRTGAMSVLVAIFIVVLVGAVTYIVVFVERGQRKILVNYAKRQVGNKVYGGQSSHLPLKLNMSGVIPPIFASSIILLPATIVGWFATGDSLRWLKDLAAALSPGQPIYVMLFAAAIVFFCFFYTALVFNSRETADNLKKSGAFIPGIRPGEQTARHIDRILSRLTLAGAIYITAVCLLPEFLVLKYNVPFYFGGTSLLIIVVVTMDFWAQVQSYVMSQQYESLLKKASFKAS, from the coding sequence GTGGCAACCAACGCGAATCAGCTGGCCAAGAGTGGCAAGTTCGGCGACCTCCGTCGTCGGCTTGTCTTCTTGCTGCTCGCGCTCGTGGTGTACCGCATCGGTGGGCACATCCCGGTGCCGGGTATCGACCCGGCCCAGCTGCAGGAGATGTTCAAGTCGCAGGAAGGGGGCATCCTCAGTCTGCTGAACGTTTTCTCCGGCGGCGCGCTGCAACGCTTCACCGTGTTTGCGCTGGGCATCATGCCGTACATCTCCGCGTCGATCATCATGCAACTGATGACCTACGTGATCCCCTCGCTCGAAGCCTTGAAGAAGGAAGGCGAGGCCGGTCGCCGCAAGATCACGCAATACACCCGCTACGGCACACTCGGCTTGGCCCTGTTCCAGGCGCTGGGCATTGCGCTCGCCCTTGAGGGCTCGCCCGGGCTCGTCATCAGCCCGGGCTTCGGCTTCCGCATGACCGCCGTGGTGAGCCTGGTGGCAGGCACGATGTTCCTGATGTGGCTGGGTGAACAGATCACCGAGCGTGGCTTGGGCAATGGCATCTCGATCCTGATCTTCGGCGGCATCGCCGCGGGTTTGCCGAGCGCCATCGGTGGCCTGCTGGAGCTGGTGCGTACCGGCGCGATGAGCGTCCTGGTGGCCATCTTCATCGTCGTGCTGGTGGGTGCGGTCACCTACATCGTGGTGTTCGTCGAGCGTGGCCAACGCAAGATCCTGGTGAACTACGCCAAGCGTCAGGTGGGCAACAAGGTCTACGGCGGTCAGTCGTCGCACCTGCCGCTCAAGCTGAACATGTCGGGTGTGATTCCGCCGATCTTCGCCTCGTCGATCATCCTGCTGCCGGCCACGATCGTGGGCTGGTTTGCCACGGGCGACAGCCTGCGCTGGCTGAAGGATCTTGCCGCCGCGTTGTCGCCAGGGCAGCCGATCTACGTGATGCTGTTTGCCGCGGCCATCGTGTTCTTCTGCTTCTTCTATACGGCGCTGGTTTTCAACAGCCGTGAGACCGCAGACAACCTAAAGAAGAGCGGCGCCTTCATTCCCGGCATTCGCCCCGGTGAACAGACCGCACGTCACATCGACCGCATCCTGTCGCGTCTGACACTGGCCGGTGCGATCTACATCACCGCGGTGTGTTTGCTCCCCGAGTTCCTCGTGCTGAAGTACAACGTTCCGTTCTACTTCGGTGGCACCTCCCTGCTGATCATCGTGGTGGTCACGATGGACTTCTGGGCCCAGGTGCAGAGTTATGTGATGAGTCAGCAGTACGAGTCACTGCTGAAGAAGGCAAGTTTCAAGGCAAGCTGA
- the rplE gene encoding 50S ribosomal protein L5 → MAKQPAQAAQSGAPAARLQKVYRETIAPALIQKFGYKSPMQVPRITKITLNMGVSEAVSDKKVMEHAVGDLTKIAGQKPVVTKSKKAIAGFKIRDGVPIGCMVTLRGVQMYEFLDRFVTIALPRVRDFRGISGRSFDGRGNYNIGVKEQIIFPEIEYDKVDALRGLNISITTTAKSDDECKALLSAFKFPFKN, encoded by the coding sequence ATGGCCAAGCAACCAGCCCAAGCTGCCCAATCGGGTGCGCCCGCCGCCCGCCTGCAGAAGGTCTATCGCGAGACCATCGCCCCGGCGCTCATTCAGAAGTTCGGCTACAAGTCGCCGATGCAGGTGCCGCGCATCACCAAGATCACGCTCAACATGGGTGTGAGCGAGGCGGTGTCCGACAAGAAGGTCATGGAGCACGCCGTCGGCGACCTGACCAAGATCGCGGGCCAGAAGCCCGTGGTCACCAAGAGCAAGAAGGCCATCGCCGGCTTCAAGATCCGTGACGGCGTGCCCATCGGCTGCATGGTCACGCTGCGTGGCGTGCAGATGTACGAATTCCTGGACCGCTTCGTGACGATCGCGCTGCCCCGCGTGCGCGACTTCCGTGGCATCTCCGGTCGTTCGTTCGATGGTCGTGGCAACTACAACATCGGCGTCAAAGAACAGATCATCTTCCCCGAGATCGAGTACGACAAGGTGGATGCTCTGCGTGGTCTGAACATCAGCATCACGACGACCGCGAAGAGTGACGACGAGTGCAAGGCACTGCTGTCGGCCTTCAAATTCCCGTTCAAGAACTGA
- the rpsN gene encoding 30S ribosomal protein S14 has product MAKTSLIQRELKREQLVAKYKKKYDELKATANDAKKSDEERYAARLALQQLPRNAYPTRQRNRCELTGRPRGTFRKFGLARNKIRELAFKGDIPGVIKASW; this is encoded by the coding sequence ATGGCTAAAACTTCCCTCATCCAGCGCGAACTGAAGCGCGAGCAATTGGTCGCCAAGTACAAGAAGAAGTACGACGAGCTGAAGGCCACTGCGAACGATGCCAAGAAGTCCGACGAAGAGCGCTACGCCGCCCGTCTGGCCCTGCAGCAGCTGCCTCGCAACGCCTACCCGACCCGCCAGCGCAACCGCTGCGAACTGACCGGCCGCCCCCGCGGCACGTTCCGCAAGTTCGGTCTGGCCCGCAACAAGATCCGCGAACTGGCCTTCAAAGGTGACATCCCCGGTGTCATCAAGGCGAGCTGGTAA
- the infA gene encoding translation initiation factor IF-1, protein MAKDDVIQMQGEILENLPNATFRVKLENGHIVLGHISGKMRMHYIRILPGDKVTVELTPYDLTRARIVFRAK, encoded by the coding sequence ATGGCCAAAGACGACGTCATTCAGATGCAGGGCGAGATTCTGGAGAACCTCCCCAACGCCACGTTCCGAGTGAAGCTGGAAAACGGGCACATCGTGCTGGGCCACATCTCCGGAAAGATGCGCATGCACTACATCCGCATTCTTCCCGGTGACAAGGTGACGGTCGAGTTGACGCCATACGACCTGACGCGGGCACGCATTGTGTTCCGCGCCAAGTGA
- the rpsH gene encoding 30S ribosomal protein S8, producing MSMSDPIADMLTRIRNAQMVEKTSVALPSSKLKVAIAQVLKDEGYIESFAITGDKAKPQLEIALKYYAGRPVIEHIERVSRPGLRIYKGRHDIPSVQNGLGVAIVTTPKGVMTDRKARQAGIGGEVLCYVA from the coding sequence ATGAGCATGAGTGATCCTATCGCCGACATGCTGACGCGCATCCGCAACGCGCAGATGGTCGAGAAGACCAGCGTTGCCCTGCCGTCCAGCAAGCTGAAGGTGGCGATTGCCCAGGTCCTGAAGGACGAGGGTTACATCGAGAGCTTCGCCATCACCGGCGACAAGGCCAAGCCGCAGCTGGAAATCGCGCTGAAGTACTACGCCGGTCGCCCCGTGATCGAGCACATCGAGCGCGTGAGCCGTCCTGGTCTGCGCATCTACAAGGGCCGCCACGACATCCCCAGCGTCCAGAACGGACTGGGCGTGGCCATCGTCACCACCCCGAAGGGCGTGATGACCGACCGCAAGGCACGCCAAGCCGGCATCGGCGGCGAAGTGCTCTGCTACGTCGCCTAA
- the rplX gene encoding 50S ribosomal protein L24, with protein sequence MNKIRKGDQVIVLTGRDKGKRGTVLSRESEDRIVVEGVNVVKKHVKPNPMKGTTGGVVDKTLSIHQSNVAIFNPATGKADRVGIKLVADAKTNKTTKVRVFRSSGDEIKA encoded by the coding sequence ATGAACAAGATTCGCAAAGGCGACCAGGTCATCGTGTTGACCGGCCGCGACAAGGGCAAGCGTGGCACGGTGCTGTCGCGCGAAAGTGAAGACCGCATCGTGGTCGAGGGTGTGAACGTGGTGAAGAAGCACGTCAAGCCGAATCCGATGAAGGGTACGACCGGCGGTGTCGTCGACAAGACCCTGTCGATTCACCAGTCCAACGTCGCCATCTTCAATCCCGCCACCGGCAAGGCCGATCGTGTGGGCATCAAGCTGGTGGCCGACGCCAAGACCAACAAGACCACCAAGGTCCGCGTCTTCCGCTCCAGCGGCGACGAAATCAAGGCGTAA
- the rpsS gene encoding 30S ribosomal protein S19 yields MTRSLKKGPFVDHHLQAKVEKAVATKDKKPIKTWSRRSTILPDFIGVTIAVHNGKQHVPVYVTDQMVGHKLGEFALTRTFKGHPADKKANKK; encoded by the coding sequence ATGACTCGTTCACTCAAGAAGGGTCCGTTCGTCGACCATCACCTTCAGGCCAAGGTCGAGAAGGCGGTCGCCACCAAGGACAAGAAGCCGATCAAGACCTGGTCGCGCCGCTCGACGATCCTCCCCGATTTCATCGGTGTGACGATCGCCGTGCACAACGGCAAGCAGCACGTGCCGGTGTACGTCACGGACCAGATGGTCGGCCACAAGCTCGGCGAATTTGCGCTCACCCGCACGTTCAAGGGCCATCCGGCTGACAAGAAGGCCAACAAGAAGTAA
- the rplO gene encoding 50S ribosomal protein L15, whose product MELNTIKPAEGSKRARRRVGRGIGSGLGKTAGRGHKGQKSRSGGYHKVGFEGGQMPLQRRLPKRGFKSASLKYNAEISLTDLERLGAAEVDVLALKAAGLVGELAKVVKVIKSGELTKKVSLKGIGATAGAKAAIEAAGGSVA is encoded by the coding sequence ATGGAACTCAACACCATCAAGCCCGCAGAGGGTTCGAAGCGCGCCCGCCGCCGCGTCGGCCGTGGCATCGGCTCGGGCCTGGGCAAGACCGCCGGGCGTGGCCACAAGGGTCAGAAGTCGCGTTCGGGTGGCTACCACAAGGTGGGCTTCGAAGGCGGCCAGATGCCGCTGCAGCGTCGCCTGCCCAAGCGTGGTTTCAAGTCGGCTTCGCTCAAGTACAACGCCGAGATCAGCCTGACGGACCTGGAACGCCTGGGCGCCGCCGAAGTTGACGTGCTCGCACTCAAGGCCGCTGGCCTCGTGGGTGAACTCGCCAAAGTGGTGAAGGTGATCAAGTCGGGTGAGCTGACAAAGAAGGTTTCGCTCAAGGGCATCGGCGCGACCGCCGGCGCCAAGGCAGCGATCGAAGCGGCCGGCGGCTCAGTCGCCTGA
- the rpsQ gene encoding 30S ribosomal protein S17, with protein sequence MTSTAGEIKIDAPGKNQRKLVGKVVSDKRSKTVTVLIERRTKHELYGKIVAKSSKYHAHDEKGEYKMGDTVEIAESRPISKTKSWVVTRLVEKAREV encoded by the coding sequence ATGACTTCCACCGCCGGTGAAATCAAGATCGACGCTCCGGGCAAGAACCAGCGCAAGCTGGTCGGCAAGGTCGTCAGCGACAAGCGTTCCAAGACCGTCACGGTCCTGATCGAGCGTCGCACCAAGCACGAGCTGTACGGCAAGATCGTCGCCAAGTCCAGCAAGTACCACGCTCATGACGAAAAGGGCGAGTACAAGATGGGCGATACGGTCGAGATTGCCGAGAGCCGTCCGATCTCCAAGACCAAGTCGTGGGTTGTCACCCGCTTGGTCGAGAAGGCTCGCGAAGTCTGA
- the rplB gene encoding 50S ribosomal protein L2 — translation MAVIKVKPTSPGRRAVVKVSHPHLYKGRPEASLVEPQFQHSGRNNNGHITIRHKGGGHKHHYRVVDFVRNKDGIPAKVERIEYDPNRTAHIALVCYADGERRYIIAPRGLEVGATVLSGAEAPIKAGNTLPIRNIPVGSVIHCIELLPGKGAQIARSAGTSTTLLAREGTYAQVRLRSGEVRRIHIDCRATIGEVSNEEHSLRQYGKAGAIRWKGIRPTVRGVAMNPVDHPHGGGEGRTGEGQVPVSPWNTMTKGYRTRNNKRTQTFIVSRRKK, via the coding sequence ATGGCCGTCATCAAAGTTAAGCCGACCTCGCCTGGCCGTCGTGCCGTGGTGAAGGTGTCGCACCCGCATCTGTACAAGGGTCGTCCTGAAGCGTCGCTGGTGGAGCCGCAGTTCCAGCACTCCGGTCGCAACAACAACGGCCACATCACGATTCGCCACAAGGGCGGTGGTCACAAGCACCACTACCGCGTGGTCGACTTCGTGCGCAACAAGGATGGCATTCCGGCAAAGGTCGAGCGCATCGAGTACGACCCGAACCGCACGGCGCACATCGCGCTGGTGTGCTACGCCGACGGCGAGCGCCGCTACATCATCGCCCCGCGCGGTTTGGAAGTCGGTGCCACCGTGCTGAGCGGCGCTGAGGCGCCGATCAAGGCCGGCAACACGCTGCCTATCCGCAACATCCCTGTGGGTTCGGTGATCCACTGCATCGAGCTGCTGCCGGGCAAGGGCGCCCAGATCGCGCGCTCGGCGGGTACGTCGACGACGCTGCTGGCCCGCGAAGGTACCTACGCCCAGGTTCGCCTGCGCTCGGGTGAAGTGCGCCGCATCCACATCGATTGCCGCGCCACCATCGGTGAAGTGTCGAACGAAGAGCACAGCCTGCGCCAGTACGGTAAGGCCGGTGCGATCCGCTGGAAGGGCATCCGCCCGACCGTCCGCGGCGTCGCCATGAACCCGGTGGACCACCCGCACGGCGGTGGCGAAGGCCGTACCGGCGAGGGCCAGGTGCCGGTGTCGCCTTGGAACACGATGACCAAGGGCTACCGCACTCGCAACAACAAACGCACGCAGACGTTCATCGTCTCGCGTCGCAAGAAGTAA
- the rpsC gene encoding 30S ribosomal protein S3, with amino-acid sequence MGQKIHPTGFRLPVTRNWASRWYASNQNFATMLAEDLKVRDYLKARLKSAAVSRILIERPAKNARITIFSARPGVVIGKKGEDIENLKAELTKRLGVPVAVNIEEVRKPEIDAQLIADSITQQLEKRIMFRRAMKRAMQNAMRLGAQGIKLMSSGRLNGIEIARCEWYREGRVPLHTLKADIDYGFSEAHTTYGVIGVKCWVYRGDRLANGEVAQVKPEVQEDDRRPRRGPRPGGPGAPGGRGDRGAPRRDGGRPAEGAATAAAPAADAPKAPAVKRVRKAATPGAAEPKGE; translated from the coding sequence ATGGGACAAAAAATCCACCCAACCGGGTTCCGCCTGCCGGTCACGCGCAATTGGGCCTCGCGTTGGTACGCATCGAACCAGAACTTCGCCACGATGCTGGCCGAAGACCTGAAGGTTCGTGACTACCTCAAGGCGCGCCTGAAGAGCGCTGCGGTGTCGCGCATCCTGATCGAGCGCCCCGCCAAGAACGCCCGCATCACCATCTTCTCGGCGCGCCCGGGTGTGGTGATCGGCAAGAAGGGCGAGGACATCGAAAACCTGAAGGCCGAACTGACCAAGCGTCTGGGCGTGCCCGTCGCGGTCAACATCGAAGAAGTGCGCAAGCCCGAGATCGATGCCCAGTTGATCGCCGACAGCATCACCCAGCAGCTTGAGAAGCGCATCATGTTCCGCCGTGCGATGAAGCGCGCGATGCAGAACGCCATGCGCCTGGGCGCCCAGGGCATCAAGCTGATGTCGTCGGGCCGCCTGAACGGCATCGAAATCGCTCGCTGCGAGTGGTATCGCGAAGGCCGCGTGCCTCTGCACACCCTCAAGGCCGACATCGACTACGGCTTCTCCGAGGCTCACACCACCTATGGTGTGATCGGCGTGAAGTGCTGGGTCTACCGCGGTGACCGACTGGCCAACGGTGAAGTCGCCCAGGTCAAGCCCGAGGTGCAGGAAGACGATCGTCGCCCGCGCCGTGGCCCCCGTCCTGGCGGCCCTGGTGCCCCGGGCGGTCGTGGTGACCGTGGTGCCCCGCGCCGCGATGGTGGTCGACCGGCTGAAGGTGCGGCAACTGCTGCAGCACCGGCTGCCGACGCGCCCAAGGCGCCGGCCGTCAAGCGTGTGCGCAAGGCCGCCACGCCTGGTGCTGCTGAGCCCAAAGGAGAATAA
- the rplV gene encoding 50S ribosomal protein L22 — protein sequence METKAIVRGVRLSADKGRLVADMVRGKKVDQALNILTFTPKKAAGIIKKCLESAIANAEHNDGADIDELTVKTIYVEQGATLKRFSARAKGRGNRISKPTAHIYITVGN from the coding sequence ATGGAAACCAAAGCTATCGTTCGCGGCGTCCGCCTCTCGGCTGACAAGGGTCGGCTGGTGGCCGACATGGTCCGCGGCAAGAAGGTGGACCAGGCGCTCAACATCCTGACGTTCACCCCCAAGAAGGCTGCCGGCATCATCAAGAAGTGCCTCGAGTCCGCGATCGCGAACGCCGAGCACAACGACGGTGCTGACATCGACGAGCTGACCGTGAAGACGATCTACGTCGAGCAAGGTGCCACGCTGAAGCGCTTCTCCGCACGGGCCAAGGGCCGCGGCAACCGCATCAGCAAGCCGACCGCGCACATCTACATCACCGTCGGCAACTAA
- the rpmC gene encoding 50S ribosomal protein L29 has product MKASELRAKDVAALEKEVADLMKAHFGLRMQKATQQLTNHTTLGNTRRDIARAKTILAEKKKGVAK; this is encoded by the coding sequence ATGAAAGCATCCGAACTCCGCGCCAAGGACGTTGCTGCACTCGAGAAAGAAGTGGCTGACCTGATGAAGGCCCACTTCGGTCTGCGCATGCAGAAGGCGACCCAGCAGTTGACCAACCACACGACGCTGGGCAATACCCGCCGTGACATCGCTCGTGCCAAGACCATCCTGGCCGAGAAGAAGAAAGGGGTCGCGAAATGA
- the rplN gene encoding 50S ribosomal protein L14 produces MIQMQSRLDVADNTGAKSVQCIKVLGGSKRRYAGIGDVIKVSIKEAAPRGRVKKGEVYSAVVVRTAKGVRRQDGSLVKFDGNAAVLLNAKLEPIGTRIFGPVTRELRTERFMKIVSLAPEVL; encoded by the coding sequence ATGATTCAAATGCAATCGCGACTTGACGTCGCGGACAACACTGGCGCGAAGTCCGTCCAGTGCATCAAGGTGCTTGGCGGCTCCAAGCGTCGCTACGCCGGCATCGGTGACGTGATCAAGGTGTCCATCAAGGAAGCTGCGCCGCGTGGTCGCGTGAAGAAGGGCGAGGTCTACAGCGCCGTCGTCGTTCGCACCGCCAAGGGTGTGCGGCGCCAGGATGGTTCGCTGGTCAAGTTCGACGGCAATGCCGCCGTGCTGCTGAACGCCAAGCTTGAGCCGATCGGCACCCGCATCTTTGGCCCGGTGACGCGTGAACTGCGTACCGAGCGTTTCATGAAGATCGTTTCGCTCGCACCCGAAGTGCTCTGA